A window of the Lepus europaeus isolate LE1 chromosome 5, mLepTim1.pri, whole genome shotgun sequence genome harbors these coding sequences:
- the ZNF687 gene encoding zinc finger protein 687 isoform X1 translates to MGETPSLLKAQSPSRLVPLPPHPHLGPSNASCHLLGLSPVTVCRLERGLGPAAMGDMKTPDFDDLLAAFDIPDIDANEAIHSGPEESDGPGGPGKPEPSEGGASGDKAAAAAGDDPEVAAQASDHGLPPPDISTVSVIVKNTVCPEQSENLAGASGAEGARPGAVSKEGPVGPRLMQNGFGGPEPSLPGTPRSPAPPSVGAWKEKAMEGKAPLDLFAHFEPEPEKHPDPLPPSAPSPPREGAMTPPPFSSPFELAPENGPALLPPGSSPLLGALKPGSCSPRHPQGLPQRGAGAEATGIPASASPPRVAGVPFFKQSPGHQSPLASPKVPGCKPLKEEEDAGQADRSAPGSPQSPSSGAEAADEDSNDSPGSSSSSRPLKVRIKTIKTSCGNITRTVTRVPSDPDPPGPNLAEGAFLAEASLLKLSPAAPTPEGPKVVSVQLGDGTRLKGTVLPVATIQNASTAMLMAASVARKAVVLPGGTAASPKTLAKNVLGLVPQALPKAEGRAGLGTGGQKVNGASVVMVQPTKPAPGPAAGGGTVISRTQSSLVEAFNKILNSKNLLPAYRPNLSPPAEAGLALPPTGYRCLECGDAFSLEKSLARHYDRRSMRIEVTCNHCARRLVFFNKCSLLLHAREHKDKGLVMQCSHLVMRPVALDQMVGQPDITPLLPVAVPPAPGPLLLPALGKGEGAIASAAMSTAAAEAPVLPLSTEPPAAPATSAYTCFRCLECKEQCRDKAGMAAHFQQLGPPAPGATSNVCPTCPMTLPNRCSFSAHQRMHKNRPPHVCPECGGNFLQANFQAHLREACLHFSRRVGYRCPSCAVVFGGVNSIKSHIQASHCEVFHKCPICPMAFKSAPSAHAHLYSQHPSFLSQQAKQIYKCAMCDTVFTHKPLLSSHFDQHLLPQRVSVFKCPSCPLLFAQKRTMLEHLKNTHQSGRMGEETAGKGTGGAPLTPKTEPEELAVSQGGAAAATATAAAATEESSSSSEEEEPPSSPEPPRSTKRPRRELGGKGIKGGGGGPGGWTCGLCHSWFPERDEYVAHMKKEHGKSVKKFPCRLCERSFCSAPSLRRHVRVNHEGIKRVYPCRYCTEGKRTFSSRLILEKHVQVRHGLQLGAQSPGRGNALARGPGARAQGPGRKRRPSSDSCSEEPDSTTPPAKSPRGGPGSGGHGPLRYRSSGSTEQSLLVGLRVDGGAQQCLDCGLCFASPGSLSRHRFISHKKRRGVGRASALGLGDGEEEVPPPARSDPEGGDSPLAASGGPLTCKVCGKSCDSPLNLKTHFRTHGMAFIRARQGGTGDN, encoded by the exons tTGGTACCcttacccccccacccccaccttggtCCCAGCAATgccagctgccacctgctgggactATCTCCAGTTACAGTCTGCAGGCTGGAAAGAG GTTTGGGACCGGCCGCTATGGGGGACATGAAGACCCCTGATTTCGATGACCTCCTTGCTGCCTTTGACATCCCTGACATCGATGCAAATGAAGCCATCCACTCAGGGCCGGAAGAAAGTGACGGGCCGGGAGGCCCAGGGAAGCCAGAACCCAGTGAGGGAGGTGCATCTGGAGacaaagcagcagcagccgctGGGGACGACCCTGAAGTTGCAGCCCAGGCCTCTGACCACGGCCTGCCGCCGCCAGACATTTCCACCGTCAGCGTCATTGTCAAGAACACTGTGTGTCCCGAACAGTCTGAGAACCTGGCCGGAGCTTCTGGAGCGGAAGGGGCCCGGCCTGGGGCCGTAAGCAAGGAAGGGCCTGTGGGACCTCGGCTGATGCAAAATGGTTTTGGGGGCCCAGAGCCATCCCTCCCGGGAACCCCCCgctccccagctccccccagTGTGGGGGCCTGGAAAGAAAAAGCCATGGAAGGCAAAGCGCCCTTGGACCTCTTTGCTCATTTCGAGCCTGAGCCAGAGAAGCACCCAGATCCCCTGCCTCCCTCCGCACCCTCCCCACCTCGGGAGGGGGCCATGACCCcacctcctttctcctctccctttgaGCTGGCCCCTGAGAACGGCCCCGCCCTGCTGCCGCCTGGCTCTTCCCCGCTGCTGGGGGCCTTGAAGCCAGGCAGCTGCAGCCCCCGCCACCCCCAGGGCCTCCCGCAGCGAGGTGCTGGCGCCGAGGCCACAGGCATCCCTGCCAGTGCCTCACCTCCCCGGGTGGCTGGGGTGCCGTTCTTCAAGCAGTCTCCAGGGCACCAGAGCCCTCTTGCCTCCCCTAAAGTACCCGGCTGTAAGCCCCTGAAGGAGGAAGAAGATGCGGGACAAGCCGACAGGTCTGCCCCGGGCAGTCCCCAGAGCCCCTCCAGTGGCGCCGAGGCTGCGGACGAGGACAGCAATGACTCCCCTGgctcctccagctcctccaggcCTCTCAAGGTGCGGATCAAGACCATTAAAACGTCCTGCGGAAACATCACAAGGACTGTCACCCGGGTCCCCTCGGACCCTGATCCTCCTGGCCCCAACTTGGCTGAAGGGGCCTTCCTGGCTGAAGCCAGCCTCCTGAAGCTGTCCCCTGCGGCCCCCACCCCTGAGGGTCCAAAGGTGGTGAGCGTACAGCTGGGTGATGGCACCAGGCTGAAGGGCACCGTGCTGCCTGTGGCTACCATCCAGAACGCCAGCACCGCTATGCTCATGGCCGCCAGCGTGGCCCGCAAAGCCGTGGTTCTGCCCGGGGGGACTGCCGCCAGCCCCAAGACGCTGGCTAAGAATGTGCTCGGCCTGGTGCCCCAGGCGCTGCCCAAGGCTGAAGgtcgggcagggctggggaccgGGGGACAGAAGGTGAATGGGGCCTCGGTGGTGATGGTGCAGCCCACAAAGCCGGCCCCTGGGCCAGCTGCGGGGGGCGGCACAGTGATCTCACGGACCCAGTCCAGCCTGGTGGAGGCCTTCAACAAGATCCTCAACAGCAAGAACCTGCTTCCTGCCTACAGGCCAAACCTGAGCCCACCTGCTGAGGCCGGGCTGGCCCTGCCTCCAACGGGCTACCGCTGCCTGGAGTGCGGGGATGCCTTCTCGCTGGAGAAGAGTCTGGCCCGGCACTACGACCGCCGGAGCATGCGCATTGAGGTCACCTGCAACCACTGTGCCCGCCGCCTGGTCTTCTTCAACAAGTGCAGCCTGCTCCTCCATGCTCGCGAGCACAAGGACAAGGGGCTCGTCATGCAGTGCTCACATTTGGTCATGAGGCCCGTGGCCCTCGACCAGATGGTGGGGCAGCCGGACATCACACCCCTGCTCCCTGTGGCTGTCCCACCTGCCCCTGGACCGCTGCTCTTGCCTGCCTTGGGCAAGGGCGAGGGGGCCATCGCCTCTGCTGCCATGAGCACAGCTGCTGCTGAGGCCCCTGTGCTGCCCCTCTCGACAGAGCCGCCTGCCGCCCCTGCCACCTCTGCTTACACGTGCTTCCGCTGCCTGGAGTGCAAGGAGCAGTGCCGGGACAAGGCTGGCATGGCAGCCCACTTCCAGCAGCTCGGGCCCCCTGCCCCGGGGGCCACCAGCAAT GTTTGCCCAACCTGCCCCATGACGCTCCCCAATCGCTGCAGCTTCAGCGCCCACCAGCGCATGCATAAGAACCGACCCCCCCACGTCTGTCCTGAGTGTGGGGGCAACTTCCTGCAAGCCAATTTTCAGGCCCATCTCCGCGAGGCCTGTCTGCATTTCTCTCGCCGTGTAGGATACAG gtGCCCCAGCTGCGCGGTGGTGTTTGGGGGTGTGAACTCCATCAAGTCCCACATCCAGGCGTCGCACTGCGAGGTTTTCCACAAGTGCCCCATCTGCCCCATGGCCTTCAAGTCTGCACCCAGTGCCCATGCACACCTCTACTCCCAGCACCCCAGCTTCCTCTCCCAGCAGGCCAA GCAGATCTACAAGTGCGCCATGTGCGACACGGTCTTCACGCACaagcccctcctctcctcacacttcgaccagcacctgctgccccagcgCGTTAGCGTCTTTAAGTGTCCGTCTTGTCCTCTGCTCTTTGCTCAAAAAAGGACCATGCTGGAACATCTCAAG AACACTCATCAGTCTGGGCGCATGGGGGAGGAGACTGCAGGGAAAGGGACTGGGGGTGCCCCTCTGACCCCCAAGACTGAGCCTGAGGAGCTGGCCGTGTCTCAGGGAGGGGcggctgctgccactgccactgccgctGCTGCTACCGAGGAGTCGTCGTCATCTTCCGAAGAGGAGGAACCGCCTAGCTCCCCCGAGCCCCCCCGCTCGACCAAGCGGCCCCGGCGGGAGCTAGGGGGCAAAGGCATCaagggggggggcggggggcccgGAGGCTGGACCTGCGGCCTGTGTCACTCCTGGTTCCCTGAGCGGGACGAGTACGTGGCGCACATGAAGAAGGAGCATGGCAAG TCGGTGAAGAAGTTTCCCTGCCGCCTGTGTGAGCGCTCCTTCTGCTCTGCCCCCAGCCTGAGGCGTCATGTCAGGGTCAACCACGAGGGCATCAAGAGAGTTTATCCTTGCAG GTATTGCACAGAGGGAAAGCGCACCTTCAGCAGCCGCCTGATCCTGGAGAAGCACGTCCAGGTCCGGCATGGCCTGCAGCTCGGGGCCCAGTCCCCTGGCCGAGGGAATGCCTTGGCCCGGGGCCCTGGTGCCAGAGCCCAg GGGCCAGGACGGAAACGCCGCCCATCTTCAGACTCGTGCAGTGAGGAGCCTGACAGCACAACACCTCCGGCCAAGTCCCCCAGGGGTGGCCCTGGGTCTGGAGGCCATGGCCCCCTGCGCTACCGGAGCAGTGGCTCAACGGAACAGAGCCTCCTGGTGGGGTTGAGGGTGGACGGCGGTGCCCAGCAGTGCCTCGACTGCGGCTTGTGCTTCGCCTCCCCCGGCTCCCTGAGCCGGCACCGGTTCATCAGCCACAAGAAGAGACGGGGTGTGGGTAGAGccagtgccctggggctgggggatggggaggaagaGGTCCCCCCTCCGGCGAGGTCTGACCCAGAGGGTGGAGACTCACCCCTGGCTGCCTCTGGAGGCCCGCTGACCTGCAAGGTCTGCGGCAAGAGCTGCGACAGCCCGCTCAACCTCAAGACCCATTTCCGCACACATGGCATGGCCTTCATCAGGGCACGGCAGGGGGGCACTGGGGACAACTAA
- the ZNF687 gene encoding zinc finger protein 687 isoform X2 — MGDMKTPDFDDLLAAFDIPDIDANEAIHSGPEESDGPGGPGKPEPSEGGASGDKAAAAAGDDPEVAAQASDHGLPPPDISTVSVIVKNTVCPEQSENLAGASGAEGARPGAVSKEGPVGPRLMQNGFGGPEPSLPGTPRSPAPPSVGAWKEKAMEGKAPLDLFAHFEPEPEKHPDPLPPSAPSPPREGAMTPPPFSSPFELAPENGPALLPPGSSPLLGALKPGSCSPRHPQGLPQRGAGAEATGIPASASPPRVAGVPFFKQSPGHQSPLASPKVPGCKPLKEEEDAGQADRSAPGSPQSPSSGAEAADEDSNDSPGSSSSSRPLKVRIKTIKTSCGNITRTVTRVPSDPDPPGPNLAEGAFLAEASLLKLSPAAPTPEGPKVVSVQLGDGTRLKGTVLPVATIQNASTAMLMAASVARKAVVLPGGTAASPKTLAKNVLGLVPQALPKAEGRAGLGTGGQKVNGASVVMVQPTKPAPGPAAGGGTVISRTQSSLVEAFNKILNSKNLLPAYRPNLSPPAEAGLALPPTGYRCLECGDAFSLEKSLARHYDRRSMRIEVTCNHCARRLVFFNKCSLLLHAREHKDKGLVMQCSHLVMRPVALDQMVGQPDITPLLPVAVPPAPGPLLLPALGKGEGAIASAAMSTAAAEAPVLPLSTEPPAAPATSAYTCFRCLECKEQCRDKAGMAAHFQQLGPPAPGATSNVCPTCPMTLPNRCSFSAHQRMHKNRPPHVCPECGGNFLQANFQAHLREACLHFSRRVGYRCPSCAVVFGGVNSIKSHIQASHCEVFHKCPICPMAFKSAPSAHAHLYSQHPSFLSQQAKQIYKCAMCDTVFTHKPLLSSHFDQHLLPQRVSVFKCPSCPLLFAQKRTMLEHLKNTHQSGRMGEETAGKGTGGAPLTPKTEPEELAVSQGGAAAATATAAAATEESSSSSEEEEPPSSPEPPRSTKRPRRELGGKGIKGGGGGPGGWTCGLCHSWFPERDEYVAHMKKEHGKSVKKFPCRLCERSFCSAPSLRRHVRVNHEGIKRVYPCRYCTEGKRTFSSRLILEKHVQVRHGLQLGAQSPGRGNALARGPGARAQGPGRKRRPSSDSCSEEPDSTTPPAKSPRGGPGSGGHGPLRYRSSGSTEQSLLVGLRVDGGAQQCLDCGLCFASPGSLSRHRFISHKKRRGVGRASALGLGDGEEEVPPPARSDPEGGDSPLAASGGPLTCKVCGKSCDSPLNLKTHFRTHGMAFIRARQGGTGDN, encoded by the exons ATGGGGGACATGAAGACCCCTGATTTCGATGACCTCCTTGCTGCCTTTGACATCCCTGACATCGATGCAAATGAAGCCATCCACTCAGGGCCGGAAGAAAGTGACGGGCCGGGAGGCCCAGGGAAGCCAGAACCCAGTGAGGGAGGTGCATCTGGAGacaaagcagcagcagccgctGGGGACGACCCTGAAGTTGCAGCCCAGGCCTCTGACCACGGCCTGCCGCCGCCAGACATTTCCACCGTCAGCGTCATTGTCAAGAACACTGTGTGTCCCGAACAGTCTGAGAACCTGGCCGGAGCTTCTGGAGCGGAAGGGGCCCGGCCTGGGGCCGTAAGCAAGGAAGGGCCTGTGGGACCTCGGCTGATGCAAAATGGTTTTGGGGGCCCAGAGCCATCCCTCCCGGGAACCCCCCgctccccagctccccccagTGTGGGGGCCTGGAAAGAAAAAGCCATGGAAGGCAAAGCGCCCTTGGACCTCTTTGCTCATTTCGAGCCTGAGCCAGAGAAGCACCCAGATCCCCTGCCTCCCTCCGCACCCTCCCCACCTCGGGAGGGGGCCATGACCCcacctcctttctcctctccctttgaGCTGGCCCCTGAGAACGGCCCCGCCCTGCTGCCGCCTGGCTCTTCCCCGCTGCTGGGGGCCTTGAAGCCAGGCAGCTGCAGCCCCCGCCACCCCCAGGGCCTCCCGCAGCGAGGTGCTGGCGCCGAGGCCACAGGCATCCCTGCCAGTGCCTCACCTCCCCGGGTGGCTGGGGTGCCGTTCTTCAAGCAGTCTCCAGGGCACCAGAGCCCTCTTGCCTCCCCTAAAGTACCCGGCTGTAAGCCCCTGAAGGAGGAAGAAGATGCGGGACAAGCCGACAGGTCTGCCCCGGGCAGTCCCCAGAGCCCCTCCAGTGGCGCCGAGGCTGCGGACGAGGACAGCAATGACTCCCCTGgctcctccagctcctccaggcCTCTCAAGGTGCGGATCAAGACCATTAAAACGTCCTGCGGAAACATCACAAGGACTGTCACCCGGGTCCCCTCGGACCCTGATCCTCCTGGCCCCAACTTGGCTGAAGGGGCCTTCCTGGCTGAAGCCAGCCTCCTGAAGCTGTCCCCTGCGGCCCCCACCCCTGAGGGTCCAAAGGTGGTGAGCGTACAGCTGGGTGATGGCACCAGGCTGAAGGGCACCGTGCTGCCTGTGGCTACCATCCAGAACGCCAGCACCGCTATGCTCATGGCCGCCAGCGTGGCCCGCAAAGCCGTGGTTCTGCCCGGGGGGACTGCCGCCAGCCCCAAGACGCTGGCTAAGAATGTGCTCGGCCTGGTGCCCCAGGCGCTGCCCAAGGCTGAAGgtcgggcagggctggggaccgGGGGACAGAAGGTGAATGGGGCCTCGGTGGTGATGGTGCAGCCCACAAAGCCGGCCCCTGGGCCAGCTGCGGGGGGCGGCACAGTGATCTCACGGACCCAGTCCAGCCTGGTGGAGGCCTTCAACAAGATCCTCAACAGCAAGAACCTGCTTCCTGCCTACAGGCCAAACCTGAGCCCACCTGCTGAGGCCGGGCTGGCCCTGCCTCCAACGGGCTACCGCTGCCTGGAGTGCGGGGATGCCTTCTCGCTGGAGAAGAGTCTGGCCCGGCACTACGACCGCCGGAGCATGCGCATTGAGGTCACCTGCAACCACTGTGCCCGCCGCCTGGTCTTCTTCAACAAGTGCAGCCTGCTCCTCCATGCTCGCGAGCACAAGGACAAGGGGCTCGTCATGCAGTGCTCACATTTGGTCATGAGGCCCGTGGCCCTCGACCAGATGGTGGGGCAGCCGGACATCACACCCCTGCTCCCTGTGGCTGTCCCACCTGCCCCTGGACCGCTGCTCTTGCCTGCCTTGGGCAAGGGCGAGGGGGCCATCGCCTCTGCTGCCATGAGCACAGCTGCTGCTGAGGCCCCTGTGCTGCCCCTCTCGACAGAGCCGCCTGCCGCCCCTGCCACCTCTGCTTACACGTGCTTCCGCTGCCTGGAGTGCAAGGAGCAGTGCCGGGACAAGGCTGGCATGGCAGCCCACTTCCAGCAGCTCGGGCCCCCTGCCCCGGGGGCCACCAGCAAT GTTTGCCCAACCTGCCCCATGACGCTCCCCAATCGCTGCAGCTTCAGCGCCCACCAGCGCATGCATAAGAACCGACCCCCCCACGTCTGTCCTGAGTGTGGGGGCAACTTCCTGCAAGCCAATTTTCAGGCCCATCTCCGCGAGGCCTGTCTGCATTTCTCTCGCCGTGTAGGATACAG gtGCCCCAGCTGCGCGGTGGTGTTTGGGGGTGTGAACTCCATCAAGTCCCACATCCAGGCGTCGCACTGCGAGGTTTTCCACAAGTGCCCCATCTGCCCCATGGCCTTCAAGTCTGCACCCAGTGCCCATGCACACCTCTACTCCCAGCACCCCAGCTTCCTCTCCCAGCAGGCCAA GCAGATCTACAAGTGCGCCATGTGCGACACGGTCTTCACGCACaagcccctcctctcctcacacttcgaccagcacctgctgccccagcgCGTTAGCGTCTTTAAGTGTCCGTCTTGTCCTCTGCTCTTTGCTCAAAAAAGGACCATGCTGGAACATCTCAAG AACACTCATCAGTCTGGGCGCATGGGGGAGGAGACTGCAGGGAAAGGGACTGGGGGTGCCCCTCTGACCCCCAAGACTGAGCCTGAGGAGCTGGCCGTGTCTCAGGGAGGGGcggctgctgccactgccactgccgctGCTGCTACCGAGGAGTCGTCGTCATCTTCCGAAGAGGAGGAACCGCCTAGCTCCCCCGAGCCCCCCCGCTCGACCAAGCGGCCCCGGCGGGAGCTAGGGGGCAAAGGCATCaagggggggggcggggggcccgGAGGCTGGACCTGCGGCCTGTGTCACTCCTGGTTCCCTGAGCGGGACGAGTACGTGGCGCACATGAAGAAGGAGCATGGCAAG TCGGTGAAGAAGTTTCCCTGCCGCCTGTGTGAGCGCTCCTTCTGCTCTGCCCCCAGCCTGAGGCGTCATGTCAGGGTCAACCACGAGGGCATCAAGAGAGTTTATCCTTGCAG GTATTGCACAGAGGGAAAGCGCACCTTCAGCAGCCGCCTGATCCTGGAGAAGCACGTCCAGGTCCGGCATGGCCTGCAGCTCGGGGCCCAGTCCCCTGGCCGAGGGAATGCCTTGGCCCGGGGCCCTGGTGCCAGAGCCCAg GGGCCAGGACGGAAACGCCGCCCATCTTCAGACTCGTGCAGTGAGGAGCCTGACAGCACAACACCTCCGGCCAAGTCCCCCAGGGGTGGCCCTGGGTCTGGAGGCCATGGCCCCCTGCGCTACCGGAGCAGTGGCTCAACGGAACAGAGCCTCCTGGTGGGGTTGAGGGTGGACGGCGGTGCCCAGCAGTGCCTCGACTGCGGCTTGTGCTTCGCCTCCCCCGGCTCCCTGAGCCGGCACCGGTTCATCAGCCACAAGAAGAGACGGGGTGTGGGTAGAGccagtgccctggggctgggggatggggaggaagaGGTCCCCCCTCCGGCGAGGTCTGACCCAGAGGGTGGAGACTCACCCCTGGCTGCCTCTGGAGGCCCGCTGACCTGCAAGGTCTGCGGCAAGAGCTGCGACAGCCCGCTCAACCTCAAGACCCATTTCCGCACACATGGCATGGCCTTCATCAGGGCACGGCAGGGGGGCACTGGGGACAACTAA